The Methanobacteriales archaeon HGW-Methanobacteriales-1 genome window below encodes:
- a CDS encoding PadR family transcriptional regulator, with amino-acid sequence MDTKILQKKYLPLTEAAYYVLISLNKPRHGYGIMQHVNEITNGRINIGAGTMYGNLSRMEKEGLITPVAEESRKKVYELSEKGKAVQKLELERLEELLSLGKTEIGDS; translated from the coding sequence ATGGATACTAAAATATTACAAAAAAAGTATTTGCCATTAACAGAAGCGGCTTATTATGTTCTCATTTCTTTAAATAAGCCACGACACGGTTATGGGATAATGCAACACGTCAACGAGATCACCAATGGGCGTATTAATATCGGGGCGGGAACCATGTATGGAAATCTGTCCCGAATGGAAAAGGAAGGATTAATAACTCCAGTTGCTGAAGAAAGTCGTAAAAAAGTCTATGAACTTAGTGAAAAAGGTAAAGCTGTGCAAAAACTTGAACTTGAACGTTTAGAAGAGCTTCTGAGTCTTGGCAAAACTGAAATAGGGGATTCATAA
- a CDS encoding NAD(P)-dependent alcohol dehydrogenase, whose product MKAIVYTEYGSPDVLELKDVAQPVPKDNEVLIRVHATTVTTADSMMRKGDSMVSRIILGLRKPRKKFKIPGLELAGEIESIGKDVKRFKKGDQVYGFTGFGPGAYAEYKCMSEKGSLVLKPTNMTYEEAAAVVDGASTAMFFLKEKANIQSRDKVLINGASGSIGTFAVQIAKYFGVEVTGVCSTANVELVKSLGADKVIDYTQEDFTKNGEKYDIIFDTVGKSSFSHCKDSLNKNGRYLVTVMGLTPILQTLWTRVIGSKKVIFAMSVEKTESLTFIKELIESGKLKPVIDRQYPLEQIVEAHRHVEKGHKKGNVVISVA is encoded by the coding sequence ATGAAAGCGATTGTATACACAGAATACGGATCACCAGATGTTTTGGAACTCAAAGATGTAGCTCAACCTGTTCCCAAGGACAATGAAGTACTGATAAGAGTACATGCAACCACCGTAACTACGGCAGACAGCATGATGCGAAAAGGCGATTCCATGGTCAGTAGGATCATTCTGGGCCTTAGAAAACCCAGAAAGAAATTCAAAATACCCGGCCTGGAGCTAGCCGGGGAAATTGAATCCATAGGCAAGGATGTGAAACGATTTAAGAAAGGCGACCAGGTCTATGGATTCACTGGTTTTGGGCCTGGTGCTTATGCCGAGTACAAATGCATGTCTGAGAAAGGATCACTGGTACTAAAACCCACTAACATGACCTATGAAGAAGCGGCCGCGGTAGTTGATGGAGCATCAACCGCCATGTTTTTCCTCAAAGAAAAGGCAAACATCCAAAGCAGAGACAAAGTCCTTATCAATGGTGCCTCAGGAAGTATAGGTACTTTTGCCGTACAAATTGCCAAATACTTTGGGGTAGAGGTCACCGGGGTATGCAGCACTGCAAATGTAGAACTGGTAAAATCTCTGGGGGCAGATAAAGTAATTGATTACACTCAAGAAGATTTTACCAAAAATGGTGAGAAATATGATATTATTTTTGACACGGTAGGCAAGAGCTCATTTTCACATTGTAAGGATTCACTAAATAAAAACGGACGCTATCTGGTGACGGTTATGGGGCTTACACCAATTTTACAAACGCTATGGACCAGAGTGATAGGCAGTAAAAAAGTAATATTTGCCATGTCCGTTGAAAAAACTGAATCTCTGACTTTTATTAAAGAGCTTATTGAGTCAGGAAAGCTTAAACCAGTAATAGATAGGCAATATCCATTGGAACAAATTGTTGAAGCTCACCGGCATGTTGAGAAAGGCCACAAAAAGGGTAATGTGGTCATTAGTGTGGCGTAA
- a CDS encoding MFS transporter — protein sequence MPENTPNQNDGLKIIALLVASIASFFTPFMGTSVNIALPTIAATFGADAITLNWVMNGFLLAAAILSVPFGRVCDIYGRKKIFTYGIIIFTIGSALCAISPSIESLIVFRVIQGIGTAMIFVTALAIITSVFPPKERGRAIGINVAAVYTGMSLGPVLGGIITQYLGWRSLFVLMIPFGILVLFLVYWKLKAEWIESAGEKFDYIGSVFYSIGLLFIMYGFSDINNIMGLAMLVLGVIAMIVFFRWELKVESPVFDVRLFTQNITFTLSSFAALINYSATFAVGLLLSYYLQYIKGLDPQSAGLILVAQPIIMVIVAPLAGRMSDKYDARLLATSGMAIVTLGLFSFIFLNPSTSILTIIVSLAILGLGFGLFSSPNTNVIMGSVQKRFYGVASATVSTMRLIGQTMSMGIATLVFAVMIGRVQISPEQYPSLLSSIQACFIVFTAICLVGIYASWKRGDGRSYQEEKG from the coding sequence ATGCCAGAAAACACTCCTAATCAAAACGATGGCCTCAAGATCATAGCATTATTGGTGGCCAGTATAGCTTCCTTTTTCACGCCCTTTATGGGTACTTCAGTAAACATTGCCCTGCCTACTATTGCGGCCACCTTTGGTGCGGATGCTATTACTCTTAACTGGGTTATGAATGGATTTCTATTAGCAGCGGCCATACTCAGTGTGCCCTTTGGTAGGGTGTGTGATATCTACGGCCGAAAAAAGATATTCACCTATGGAATAATCATTTTCACCATAGGCTCGGCCCTATGCGCTATCTCACCATCTATTGAGTCCCTGATTGTATTCCGGGTTATTCAGGGTATTGGAACGGCCATGATCTTTGTAACGGCCCTAGCCATCATCACTTCTGTTTTCCCTCCCAAAGAGCGGGGACGGGCCATTGGAATTAATGTGGCCGCGGTGTATACTGGAATGTCCCTGGGCCCTGTTTTAGGCGGGATAATCACTCAGTATTTAGGTTGGAGGAGCTTATTCGTCCTCATGATCCCTTTCGGTATCTTAGTACTTTTCCTGGTCTACTGGAAACTGAAAGCAGAATGGATAGAATCTGCCGGTGAAAAATTCGACTATATCGGATCTGTATTTTACAGTATAGGTCTGCTCTTTATTATGTACGGTTTCTCAGACATTAACAACATTATGGGATTGGCCATGTTGGTTCTGGGAGTAATTGCCATGATTGTTTTCTTCCGCTGGGAGCTCAAGGTGGAAAGCCCGGTCTTCGATGTAAGGCTATTCACCCAGAACATCACCTTCACCCTATCCAGCTTCGCTGCCCTTATAAACTACAGTGCCACTTTTGCGGTGGGCCTGCTCTTAAGCTACTATCTCCAGTATATCAAGGGTCTGGATCCCCAGTCTGCTGGTTTGATCCTGGTGGCCCAACCCATTATCATGGTGATTGTGGCCCCCTTGGCTGGCCGAATGTCTGATAAGTACGATGCCCGACTCCTGGCCACATCAGGCATGGCCATTGTCACCCTGGGACTCTTCAGTTTCATATTCCTGAATCCAAGTACCTCTATTTTAACCATAATCGTCAGTTTGGCTATTTTAGGATTGGGATTCGGTCTATTCTCATCTCCCAACACCAACGTAATTATGGGTTCTGTGCAGAAGAGATTCTATGGAGTGGCCTCGGCTACAGTGAGTACCATGCGGCTCATAGGCCAGACCATGAGTATGGGAATTGCCACCCTGGTATTCGCGGTCATGATTGGCAGGGTGCAAATAAGTCCGGAACAGTATCCTAGCCTTTTATCCAGTATCCAGGCCTGTTTCATAGTTTTCACTGCTATTTGTCTGGTGGGAATCTATGCTTCCTGGAAGCGGGGAGATGGCCGGAGTTATCAGGAAGAAAAAGGTTGA
- a CDS encoding GTP 3',8-cyclase MoaA, giving the protein MELENKIKDPFKRPVVSLRISITGRCNVECLYCHHDGILPQNEEMTPDEIFQIAQVAREIGIEKMRLSGGEPLIRPDIVEIVEKISTLGFRDISITTNGTMLAGYAKELVKAGLNRVNVSLDTLNPETYKFITSRDYLESAKKGIRAAAQAGMNPVKVNMVVMKDLNHEEIWDMFQFCKENGAVLQLIELLKTESCPDTDFIDQYHYEMEELEEELAQTADKVKTRDFMQDRKKYFVDDGEIEIVKPMDNTQFCKNCTRLRITPDGRIKPCLLRNDNLIDIIGAIRSGEDMEELKKIFIDAIDNREPYYGGC; this is encoded by the coding sequence ATGGAACTGGAAAATAAAATCAAAGACCCCTTTAAAAGGCCTGTGGTTTCACTTAGAATATCCATAACCGGCCGATGCAATGTAGAATGTCTTTACTGTCACCACGACGGCATACTACCTCAAAATGAGGAAATGACACCAGATGAGATATTCCAAATAGCTCAGGTGGCCCGGGAAATTGGTATTGAAAAGATGCGACTCTCCGGAGGAGAACCACTTATCAGGCCAGATATTGTGGAGATTGTGGAGAAAATATCCACCCTGGGTTTTAGAGACATCTCCATCACCACCAATGGGACCATGCTGGCTGGATATGCCAAAGAATTAGTAAAAGCCGGACTAAATCGAGTTAATGTGAGTCTGGACACCCTCAATCCCGAAACTTACAAATTCATAACCAGCAGGGATTATTTGGAGAGTGCTAAGAAGGGAATAAGGGCCGCAGCCCAGGCCGGGATGAATCCAGTAAAGGTGAATATGGTGGTTATGAAGGACCTCAACCACGAGGAAATATGGGATATGTTCCAGTTTTGCAAAGAAAATGGGGCTGTTTTACAATTAATAGAACTTCTAAAAACAGAAAGTTGTCCAGATACCGATTTCATAGACCAGTACCACTATGAAATGGAAGAATTAGAAGAAGAACTGGCCCAGACCGCTGACAAGGTCAAGACCCGGGACTTCATGCAGGATAGAAAGAAGTACTTCGTGGATGATGGGGAAATAGAGATTGTCAAACCCATGGACAACACCCAGTTCTGTAAAAACTGTACAAGGTTACGTATAACTCCTGATGGGAGAATTAAACCCTGTTTGTTGCGGAATGATAATTTAATTGATATTATTGGGGCCATTCGCAGTGGTGAAGATATGGAAGAGTTAAAGAAGATCTTCATCGATGCCATTGACAATAGAGAGCCCTATTATGGTGGATGTTGA
- the mobB gene encoding molybdopterin-guanine dinucleotide biosynthesis protein B encodes MKIIAIVGSKNTGKTSLSVRIIEELVDRGYKVGSIKHSHHTMEVDTEGKDTWKHLQAGSDMVIGSGANSFVIVDEELELDQLLFMMKSLKDPDYVVVEGYKQYPYANISTSDFKDDYTIKQVDSFNLSEDDVVDLVDVVEKQSFGLIQNLDYKKYGFKTRSEMASAISQGKAAESPHESDEMVLRVDEKIIPLNDFVQAFLESGVRGMIKSLKTEEFGVKNLKNIQLLIRNKK; translated from the coding sequence ATGAAGATAATAGCCATTGTAGGTAGTAAAAATACGGGAAAAACCTCCCTCAGTGTTAGAATTATTGAGGAACTGGTGGATCGTGGTTACAAAGTAGGTTCCATTAAACACAGCCACCACACCATGGAAGTGGACACCGAGGGAAAGGACACCTGGAAGCACCTTCAGGCAGGATCAGACATGGTTATTGGCTCTGGGGCCAACTCTTTCGTCATTGTGGACGAGGAACTGGAACTGGATCAGCTCCTGTTTATGATGAAATCCCTTAAAGACCCTGATTATGTGGTAGTGGAAGGATACAAACAGTACCCATATGCCAATATCTCCACCTCAGACTTTAAAGACGACTATACTATCAAACAAGTGGATTCCTTTAATCTAAGTGAAGATGATGTAGTTGATTTAGTGGATGTAGTGGAAAAACAGAGCTTTGGTCTAATTCAGAATTTGGATTACAAGAAGTATGGATTTAAAACCCGCAGCGAAATGGCCAGTGCCATATCTCAGGGAAAAGCTGCAGAAAGTCCCCATGAATCTGATGAGATGGTCTTGAGAGTGGATGAAAAGATCATCCCCTTAAATGACTTTGTGCAGGCCTTCTTAGAGAGTGGAGTGCGGGGTATGATTAAATCCCTGAAGACTGAGGAATTCGGGGTTAAAAACCTTAAAAATATTCAATTATTGATTAGAAATAAGAAATAA
- a CDS encoding formate dehydrogenase subunit alpha translates to MNGKVSFSIDGLEMEADEGSSILKAAFENNIYIPNLCSHPFLKPRGACRACMVELEDGRMVTSCETPITEGMKVFTETESVKSVREWAVKLLINYHEVDCLTCAQDGHCKLQDVSAFLGIEKEELFQMRPSPMEIPHDESNPFFKRNLNKCILCGICSRICHEVVGANAIDFGYRGFETKIITFGDGDIKDSSCVSCGECVEACPVGALTPKQTAKPAREIKTTCPYCGVGCTTYLGVRGDKIISIRADTKNHVNKGNLCVKGRYGFDFINSPQRLTKPLVRKASGLQGEESPYDGFIEVGWPEALDYISKNLSKYKGDEFGAIASGRCTNEDNYVLQKFTRAVMGTNNVDNCARSCHAPSVAALAETLGSGSMTNSTEQIIDCDCMFIIGTNPTETYPVVGMRMMQALKNGSKLIVVDPRETEISKRADVFLNLKPGTDVALIMGIIRYILDENLHDMEYIEKRCENFDEFQKSLENFDLDTVEEITGVKQELIKEAAQLYAKTKPSAIFYSLGITEHSHGTDNVFALSNLALITGNIGKSSAGINPLRGQNNVQGVCDMGCLPDIYPGYQKVDDPETYQKFEKAWNTTLPKEPGLKMPFMIGASDKEEVKALYVLGENPALSEPDITSIKKSLDRMEFLIVQDMFLTETAKMADVVLPGAAYAEKDGTYTNQERRFQRIRKAIPAKGESLPDWQITSMIAQKMGADGFEFTSAQDVAEEMADLSPVFGGIRYSRLEEEGLQWPCRDCNDPGTSIMHADAFSTPSGKGKLMALEYRPSAEVADEDYPFILTTGRTIYHYHTTTMTGATDGLKELYGQDCMDINPLDAEKLGISDGEMLKVSSRRGEIEARARISDMVQEGVIFTTFHFDEAPTNLITSPAMDPRSHTPEFKVCAVKVEKADI, encoded by the coding sequence ATGAATGGCAAAGTATCTTTTTCTATTGATGGGCTGGAAATGGAGGCCGATGAAGGCAGTTCCATACTAAAAGCGGCCTTTGAAAACAATATTTACATTCCCAACCTGTGCAGCCACCCGTTCTTAAAACCAAGAGGGGCCTGCAGGGCCTGTATGGTGGAATTGGAAGATGGGAGAATGGTTACCTCTTGTGAAACCCCCATCACCGAGGGAATGAAGGTATTCACTGAAACCGAATCAGTAAAAAGTGTCCGAGAATGGGCTGTTAAATTATTGATTAACTACCACGAAGTGGATTGTTTAACCTGTGCTCAGGACGGTCACTGCAAGTTGCAGGACGTTTCTGCATTTTTAGGAATAGAAAAGGAAGAATTATTCCAGATGAGGCCATCACCTATGGAAATACCTCATGATGAGTCTAATCCTTTCTTCAAAAGGAATCTAAACAAGTGTATACTCTGTGGAATCTGTTCTCGAATATGTCACGAAGTAGTAGGGGCCAATGCCATTGATTTCGGTTACCGGGGCTTTGAAACCAAAATAATCACCTTTGGTGATGGGGATATAAAGGATTCCTCCTGTGTATCTTGCGGTGAATGTGTGGAGGCCTGTCCGGTGGGAGCATTAACACCAAAACAAACAGCCAAACCCGCTAGAGAAATAAAAACTACCTGTCCTTACTGTGGTGTGGGATGCACCACCTATCTGGGTGTTCGGGGAGATAAAATCATATCCATAAGAGCAGATACAAAAAACCACGTAAATAAGGGAAATTTATGTGTTAAAGGTCGATATGGATTTGACTTTATAAACAGCCCTCAAAGATTAACCAAACCACTGGTACGAAAGGCAAGCGGTTTGCAAGGAGAAGAAAGTCCATATGATGGATTTATAGAAGTGGGATGGCCAGAAGCTCTAGACTACATATCCAAAAACTTATCGAAATACAAAGGAGATGAATTTGGGGCCATAGCATCGGGTAGATGTACCAATGAAGATAATTACGTTCTCCAAAAATTCACCCGAGCGGTAATGGGTACTAACAATGTGGATAACTGTGCCCGGTCATGTCACGCCCCCTCAGTGGCCGCACTGGCTGAAACCCTGGGCAGTGGCTCCATGACCAACTCCACTGAGCAAATCATTGACTGTGACTGCATGTTTATTATTGGGACCAACCCTACTGAGACTTATCCTGTGGTGGGCATGCGCATGATGCAGGCCTTGAAAAATGGTTCTAAACTCATTGTGGTTGATCCCCGGGAAACAGAAATCTCCAAACGGGCCGATGTATTTCTGAACTTGAAACCGGGCACTGATGTGGCCCTTATTATGGGAATAATCCGCTATATCCTTGATGAGAATCTCCATGATATGGAATACATAGAAAAGAGATGTGAAAACTTTGATGAGTTCCAAAAATCATTAGAGAACTTTGATTTGGATACGGTGGAAGAGATAACGGGAGTTAAACAGGAATTAATAAAAGAAGCGGCCCAATTATATGCAAAAACCAAACCATCGGCTATATTCTACTCTTTGGGAATCACGGAACACTCCCATGGAACAGATAATGTATTTGCACTCAGTAACCTGGCCCTTATCACGGGTAACATTGGGAAATCCTCGGCTGGAATAAACCCACTGCGTGGCCAGAACAATGTGCAGGGCGTATGCGATATGGGATGCCTTCCGGATATCTATCCTGGATATCAGAAAGTGGATGATCCTGAAACGTATCAGAAATTTGAAAAAGCTTGGAATACTACTTTACCCAAAGAACCAGGTTTAAAGATGCCATTTATGATAGGAGCCTCCGATAAGGAAGAGGTTAAGGCCCTATATGTGTTGGGTGAAAATCCGGCCTTAAGTGAACCAGATATAACTAGTATCAAAAAATCCTTAGATAGAATGGAATTTTTAATTGTGCAGGATATGTTCCTCACTGAAACCGCTAAAATGGCTGATGTAGTCTTACCGGGAGCGGCTTATGCTGAAAAAGACGGTACCTATACTAATCAGGAACGTAGATTCCAGAGAATTCGCAAGGCCATTCCTGCCAAGGGAGAATCCTTACCTGACTGGCAAATAACCTCCATGATTGCCCAGAAAATGGGAGCTGATGGCTTTGAATTTACCAGTGCCCAGGATGTGGCCGAGGAAATGGCCGATCTTTCCCCAGTATTTGGAGGTATAAGATATTCACGTCTGGAAGAGGAAGGATTACAATGGCCGTGTAGGGACTGTAATGATCCTGGAACCAGTATAATGCACGCCGATGCATTTTCTACTCCTAGTGGCAAAGGTAAGCTCATGGCCTTAGAATACCGGCCATCAGCAGAAGTTGCCGATGAAGATTATCCTTTCATATTAACTACAGGCCGTACTATCTACCATTACCACACTACCACCATGACTGGGGCCACTGATGGCCTTAAAGAACTTTATGGTCAGGATTGCATGGATATAAATCCCCTAGATGCCGAAAAACTTGGAATATCTGACGGTGAAATGCTTAAGGTAAGCTCCCGCCGGGGAGAAATTGAGGCTCGGGCCCGTATATCGGATATGGTGCAGGAAGGTGTTATTTTTACTACTTTCCACTTTGATGAGGCCCCAACCAATCTGATAACCAGTCCGGCCATGGACCCACGTTCCCACACTCCAGAATTTAAGGTTTGTGCAGTAAAGGTGGAAAAGGCTGATATTTGA
- a CDS encoding sulfite oxidase-like oxidoreductase, with protein MRGGLLKFWKKSKNNILDENAIKSILEDESVIISPDTERKNRIPPGQHETHKWPVLHYGSVQKIDTLDWSFKISGLVKEEKELSFAEFINLPQSQVFSDIHCVTSWSQLNNLWKGVAATTLKEEVNILPEAKYVLIHAEKDFTVNLTLEDFFSPDVIFATSHNGQPLTAKHGGPVRLVVPLLYFWKSAKWVTGVEFLAEDKRGFWESNGYHNHGDPWTEERYSWQEKD; from the coding sequence ATAAGGGGTGGTCTTTTGAAATTCTGGAAGAAGTCAAAAAATAATATTCTGGATGAAAATGCCATAAAGTCTATTTTAGAAGATGAAAGTGTTATAATCAGTCCGGATACTGAAAGAAAGAATAGAATACCACCGGGCCAGCACGAGACCCATAAATGGCCGGTTTTACATTATGGTTCCGTTCAAAAAATTGATACTCTTGACTGGAGCTTTAAAATCAGTGGTTTGGTAAAAGAAGAAAAAGAATTGAGCTTTGCAGAGTTCATAAATCTTCCTCAATCCCAGGTTTTCTCAGATATTCACTGTGTAACCAGTTGGTCCCAGTTAAACAATTTATGGAAAGGAGTGGCCGCCACTACCCTTAAAGAGGAGGTAAATATTTTACCAGAAGCTAAATACGTTCTTATACATGCTGAGAAGGATTTCACCGTCAATTTGACTCTGGAAGACTTTTTCTCTCCCGATGTGATATTTGCCACTTCCCATAATGGCCAGCCCCTCACTGCTAAGCACGGAGGGCCGGTACGCTTGGTGGTTCCCTTGCTTTATTTCTGGAAGAGTGCTAAATGGGTAACTGGTGTGGAATTTTTGGCCGAAGATAAGCGGGGATTCTGGGAATCCAATGGTTATCACAATCACGGCGATCCATGGACTGAAGAGCGATATTCCTGGCAGGAAAAGGATTAA
- a CDS encoding molybdopterin molybdenumtransferase MoeA, producing the protein MYHDNLIPVKEAQEIVKNCISPLKSSESEIIILENANQRILAQDIKVLMDVPPFDRSAMDGYAVKSEDTGGASSDHPVKLKIVDKIGAGSVSKVVLKHQEAIQIATGAPMPEGADAIIMQEFTHHEAPQRVEEYVYLEKSVKSLQDVSEMGEDLKEGEIILKKGQLLSPHLVALIASCGYRQVEVYKKPVIGVLITGSELVEPSPHLKPGMIINSNKYALKSLIEDCKAIPIIEMVPDDLDELTKKLEMMVDSCDAVITTGGTAVSEGDLIVDLVEEKGEVLFHGVSIKPGKPFAFGKINETPVFMLSGYPVAVAVQFDIFVRESIFNIQNIDWKLKTQSIIASSDIRSSKDKFNVTRAFLKDNEVQGLRTRAGINKSITESNCYVISPEGKGKIKKGNECQVVKYSSLNIC; encoded by the coding sequence ATGTATCACGATAATTTAATTCCAGTAAAAGAAGCTCAAGAAATAGTAAAAAATTGTATATCTCCTCTAAAATCATCTGAAAGTGAAATAATTATCCTGGAAAATGCAAACCAGAGAATATTGGCCCAGGATATCAAGGTACTTATGGATGTTCCTCCTTTTGATAGATCGGCCATGGATGGCTATGCTGTAAAATCAGAAGATACTGGTGGTGCCTCCAGTGACCATCCTGTGAAATTGAAAATAGTAGATAAAATTGGAGCAGGTAGTGTATCTAAAGTAGTTTTAAAGCATCAAGAGGCCATTCAAATAGCCACTGGAGCCCCCATGCCCGAAGGTGCAGATGCCATTATCATGCAGGAGTTCACCCATCACGAAGCCCCTCAAAGAGTGGAAGAGTACGTTTATCTGGAAAAATCAGTGAAATCCCTGCAAGATGTCTCAGAAATGGGAGAAGATCTTAAAGAGGGAGAAATTATTTTGAAAAAAGGCCAACTTTTAAGTCCCCATTTAGTGGCCCTTATTGCTTCGTGTGGATATCGGCAAGTTGAAGTTTATAAAAAACCAGTTATAGGAGTATTAATTACTGGAAGCGAACTGGTGGAACCTTCTCCCCACCTAAAGCCAGGCATGATAATCAATTCCAATAAATACGCTCTAAAATCATTGATTGAAGACTGTAAGGCCATTCCCATTATAGAAATGGTTCCTGATGATCTGGATGAACTTACAAAAAAGCTGGAGATGATGGTGGATAGTTGTGATGCGGTAATTACCACGGGAGGCACGGCCGTAAGTGAAGGAGACCTTATTGTGGATCTGGTGGAAGAAAAGGGAGAGGTTTTGTTTCATGGAGTTTCTATAAAGCCAGGTAAACCATTTGCCTTTGGAAAGATTAATGAAACACCAGTTTTCATGTTATCCGGCTATCCGGTGGCGGTGGCGGTCCAGTTTGATATTTTCGTCAGAGAAAGTATTTTTAATATACAAAATATTGATTGGAAACTTAAAACTCAATCCATAATTGCTAGTTCAGATATTCGCTCTTCTAAAGACAAGTTTAATGTCACCCGGGCCTTTTTAAAGGATAATGAAGTTCAAGGATTGAGAACCCGTGCCGGAATTAATAAATCAATTACTGAATCAAATTGTTATGTTATATCTCCTGAAGGAAAGGGAAAAATAAAAAAAGGAAATGAATGTCAGGTGGTGAAGTACAGTTCCTTGAATATTTGCTAG
- a CDS encoding tRNA CCA-pyrophosphorylase → MPKHIISGLKYLTAVELRKEGYCQREIAQELGMDRSTVSHYLNGRNLSWNSIEVAQTITELCPKDFLTLTDSLLKDNEKTRTIVKICKNKCFESTINDTCIGCGLCVDLCLMRAINIENLKAQIDSNWCCGCLICSERCPTKSIEILEVNNDCKHERGQR, encoded by the coding sequence ATGCCAAAACACATTATTTCTGGTCTGAAGTACTTAACTGCAGTGGAGTTAAGGAAAGAAGGCTACTGTCAACGAGAGATCGCTCAAGAACTGGGCATGGATAGATCAACTGTTTCTCACTATTTAAATGGTAGAAACCTTTCCTGGAATTCTATTGAGGTTGCTCAGACCATTACTGAACTTTGTCCCAAAGATTTTCTTACATTGACTGATTCTTTATTAAAGGACAATGAAAAAACCAGAACTATTGTAAAAATTTGTAAAAACAAATGCTTTGAATCAACTATTAATGATACATGTATTGGCTGTGGACTTTGTGTAGATTTGTGTTTAATGAGAGCTATAAATATAGAAAATCTTAAGGCGCAAATAGACTCCAATTGGTGTTGTGGTTGCCTTATTTGTTCAGAAAGGTGCCCAACCAAGTCTATAGAAATTTTGGAGGTAAATAATGATTGCAAACACGAAAGAGGTCAAAGATAG
- a CDS encoding ferredoxin, translating to MANTKEVKDRDFDIKRSAEEERKLSFKDHVCVGCGICEQACPVEAIELGDIGAIVRTDADVPKITVNEDKCVLCGMCSIGCPVDALDFTIDGESIKGMDVYPHYISSAEIDDETCILCKACEVACPREAITIARNLPERSKLVSGEIEVDKETCVYCGICEEMCPADAIAVNKDPDAHEIDIDKDKCVYCLICKKSCPVDAIMAACRSCSYGEYDIDPADAVTTGDAFIDDEACVRCGWCEEVCPVDAAKVEKPFKGELVIDEDKCTTCGACIDICPGDVLHFPESTGVGQRGEKLAKDEQFCIYCGACGKVCPVDAIDVKRTDINYTPTKSKSWKNKIESLKT from the coding sequence ATTGCAAACACGAAAGAGGTCAAAGATAGAGACTTTGACATAAAAAGATCAGCTGAAGAAGAAAGAAAACTTTCTTTCAAAGACCATGTTTGCGTTGGCTGCGGTATATGTGAACAAGCATGTCCTGTAGAAGCCATTGAACTTGGAGACATTGGTGCAATCGTACGAACTGATGCGGACGTACCAAAAATAACCGTTAACGAAGATAAATGTGTTCTCTGTGGTATGTGCAGTATAGGATGCCCAGTAGATGCTTTAGATTTCACTATTGACGGTGAATCTATAAAAGGTATGGATGTGTACCCACACTACATTTCATCTGCTGAAATCGACGATGAAACCTGTATCCTCTGTAAAGCGTGCGAAGTAGCCTGCCCAAGAGAGGCCATAACCATTGCCCGAAACTTACCAGAAAGATCAAAACTGGTCTCTGGTGAAATCGAAGTGGACAAAGAAACCTGTGTCTACTGTGGTATTTGTGAAGAAATGTGTCCTGCGGATGCTATCGCTGTAAATAAAGATCCTGACGCTCATGAAATTGACATTGACAAAGATAAATGTGTTTATTGTCTAATTTGTAAAAAATCATGTCCGGTGGACGCTATTATGGCTGCCTGTAGATCATGCTCCTATGGTGAGTATGATATCGACCCAGCCGATGCAGTTACAACTGGAGATGCCTTTATTGACGATGAAGCCTGTGTAAGATGTGGATGGTGTGAAGAAGTTTGCCCTGTTGATGCTGCTAAGGTTGAAAAGCCATTCAAAGGCGAACTCGTAATCGACGAAGATAAATGTACTACCTGCGGTGCCTGTATAGACATCTGCCCAGGTGATGTGCTCCATTTCCCTGAATCAACTGGTGTTGGTCAAAGAGGAGAAAAACTGGCTAAAGATGAACAGTTCTGTATATACTGTGGTGCCTGTGGAAAAGTATGTCCTGTTGATGCAATTGATGTTAAACGGACTGATATTAACTACACTCCAACCAAATCTAAGTCATGGAAAAACAAAATAGAATCCCTGAAAACCTAA